In Oryza brachyantha chromosome 1, ObraRS2, whole genome shotgun sequence, the following are encoded in one genomic region:
- the LOC107303825 gene encoding LOW QUALITY PROTEIN: uncharacterized protein LOC107303825 (The sequence of the model RefSeq protein was modified relative to this genomic sequence to represent the inferred CDS: inserted 2 bases in 1 codon), with the protein HGSRFHHPVLVVSKRRNHLVQFASVVXGDAMSFSEGGSSFREKHASFKKEEEAGGVAVDDEEDDQDGRSHATGRRSRVGSSVTDVSSNSSINYRRTRQDRFAGDGFWCGALCLPLPGLTRRRPMQQQQSMTLSEPGARASTAETRPSGASIKGASMERFKYSSSSSGVVFERAGGEEEEEQEPSAYFDLPLELLRSSNVDTESPVTAAFLFDGRRGLGPKKIVMPELPELDFSFPAPPELSDLSSPRT; encoded by the exons CATGGTAGCCGATTCCATCATCCAGTTTTGGTTGTCAGCAAGCGGCGGAACCATCTCGTGCAGTTCGCCTCTGTAGT AGGTGACGCTATGAGTTTTTCTGAAGGGGGCTCTTCGTTTCGAGAGAAGCATGCGTCTttcaagaaagaagaagaagctggaGGTGTAGCGGTTGACGATGAAGAGGATGACCAAGACGGTAGGTCCCATGCCACTGGCCGGAGATCCCGTGTTGGCTCGTCGGTCACCGACGTCTCGAGCAACTCGTCTATCAACTACCGGAGGACACGGCAGGACCggttcgccggcgacggcttctGGTGCGGCGCCCTCTGCCTGCCGCTGCCCGGGCtgacgaggaggcggccgatgcagcagcagcagtccaTGACCCTGAGCGAGCCGGGAGCCCGGGCGAGCACGGCCGAGACGCGGCCCAGCGGGGCGTCCATTAAGGGGGCCTCCATGGAGAGGTTCAAGTACAGCTCGTCGTCCTCCGGCGTCGTGTTcgagcgcgccggcggcgaagaggaggaggagcaggagccGTCCGCGTACTTCGACCTGCCGCTGGAGCTGCTCAGGAGCAGCAATGTCGACACGGAGTCGCCAGTCACGGCGGCGTTCCTCTTCGACGGCAGACGCGGCCTCGGCCCGAAGAAGATCGTGATGCCCGAGCTGCCGGAGCTTGATTTTAGTTTCCCGGCACCGCCTGAGCTGTCGGACCTGTCATCACCAAGGACATAA
- the LOC102709222 gene encoding protein CHLOROPLAST ENHANCING STRESS TOLERANCE, chloroplastic: MPRPNKIGGSQMALLSPPSPPPPLAPPRRRFASPALLAVSKRPSFLLSLPHCHCGLLPSTANERASCRRRCRHVAASLGQDEPGVSDTAVAPDGEGDSEPPVSSDGDADDDVAASVEQAEASPEDLENILQVKRVLELLQKNRDMTFGEVKLTIMIEDPRDVERKRLLGIEDPDEITRDDLADALVEVNEGRIPENRVALQLLAKEMTEWPDLEIEAPKKKSKPGKSVYAKATDTGIDPEAAAKRLNIDWDSAADLDDEEEGDDEAEVPSAVGYSALYLLTAFPVIIGISVVLILFYNSLQ, from the exons ATGCCCCGACCCAACAAGATAGGGGGGAGCCAAATGGCGCTGCTCTCACcgccctccccgcctcctccgctcgcgccacctcgccgccgcttcgCCTCCCCCGCACTCCTCGCCGTCTCTAAGAGACCTagctttctcctctctctgccCCACTGCCACTGCGGCCTCCTCCCTTCGACAGCCAACGAACGGGCGTCctgccggcggcgctgccgccaCGTAGCTGCCTCGCTCGGCCAGGACGAACCTGGAGTTTCAGACACAGCTGTGGCTCCTGACGGTGAAGGGGATTCTGAACCGCCGGTTTCCTCCGATGGAGACGCagacgacgacgtcgcggCTTCCGTCGAGCAGGCCGAGGCGAGCCCCGAGGACTTGGAGAATATCCTCCAGGTCAAAAGG GTGCTTGAGCTTCTTCAGAAGAACAGGGATATGACCTTTGGCGAG GTTAAGCTAACTATCATGATTGAGGACCCTAGAGATGTAGAAAGGAAGAGATTACTCGGCATAGAGGATCCTGATGAAATCACCAGGGATGATTTGGCTGATGCTTTGGTTGAG GTTAATGAAGGGCGGATTCCAGAGAACCGTGTTGCTCTTCAGTTGCTTGCTAAGGAAATGACTGAATGGCCGGATCTTGAG ATTGAGGCTCCGAAAAAGAAGAGCAAGCCTGGGAAATCTGTCTATGCAAAGGCTACAGATACAGGCATTGATCCTGAGGCAGCTGCTAAAAGGCTTAACATTGACTGGGATTCTGCGGCTGATTTGGACGAcgaagaggagggagatgaTGAAGCTGAAGTGCCTTCAGCGGTG GGATATTCTGCTCTATATCTATTGACTGCCTTTCCTGTCATTATTGGGATCTCAGTTGTACTGATTCTTTTCTACAATTCTCTACAGTAG